The Oncorhynchus tshawytscha isolate Ot180627B linkage group LG02, Otsh_v2.0, whole genome shotgun sequence genome contains the following window.
GCAGAGCATGTTGTTGTGGCGTGCACAGATGTTGTCATCACATTGGCAAAAATTGCCACGGTGGGTGCCCTGACACATACACATGCCACACTCACAGCTCCCAAGCCCGCTGCACAGCTGCGAGGAGTTGTCTTGGCGACATGTTGCGGCCATAGATTCGGCAGAGGTCATGTCCTTAGGCCGCTCACACTCACACCTCTGACCCAGGTGACCCTCATCACAGCTAAAGGGCATAGTATTTTACAAAAACTATGAAAAGCCagggaaaaacaacaaaaaaacaggggAAATTCTGATACTTATAGCCTATTTTGGGCCAGGAGTTGTTTCTGGTCAGGTTACGTGATCAGAGAAGACTCCTATTCCTACTCATCAGTATCTAAACAACACTTTAATCACTTTCTCTGTATTCCCTTTATCTGGAGAACAATTGGCTTGAATCACCTGAAGTTTTGATAACATCCAGTATATCTTTGATACATTTCATTGACTACAAAAACTAGTTTACTGCTCTATGGTAACAGTCAGACTGCAGACTGCAGCTGTTTCCCTCACTCTGTGCAGTTTGTAAGCACAGTTCTCTATCTCACCAAACAGGAGGTGCTGTGAGTTCTAGTCATAATTTTAGGACTTGCCTGCAGATGCCGCAGGTGAGCGTTCCAATTTCATTGCAGTGTGAGgactgctcttctctgtcttggcagtcacagtcacacagggTTTCCACAGAGACCTTCAGGGTCTCACTGATGCCCTGCAGTTTTAGGGAAAACGTCTGCTTCTCCTTTAGACATGTTGAAATGTTCAGGCTTACCGTGAAGTTGACCTGGGAGCAAGAGAGGGGATAATACACAACAAAATGTTCTTTCAGTCCAAGTTACATGACTAAATCCTTTGAAGACATGAGCTTTGCTGTTCTTATTCACATTATGATCTCTTCCCCCGCCCCTGCTTTGTGCCAGACCTGCTGGTTGAGCTTGACGTTCATGCACTCGCCCCTCCTCTGCCAATGGGTGTTGTCCCCTTTTTCAGGGGTGCAGTGGGATCTGTAGGTCACGTCCAGATCTGAGGGAGCTTCATGGTGCTCCAGTAAGATGGTGGAGGACAGGTTCTGTGAATAGATATGCATTACCAGATAGAACTGCTGATGATGTTACATCTATGTCTATGTGTCCAATAAATGGCATTTCATTGCAAGGCCACTTTTGTTTGTAAGTAATGCATTTGGAAAAGTAGTATATATTTCTCTATTTTAACATACTCCTATCTAGAGAAATGTAGGCCTATCATGTATGAAACCTTTGAAGTCCCCACTAGGAAGATTTAGACATAATTTGCCACAGCCTATTTTTAGACCTGTGAGAGCACAGCCCACACTATACACTGTAGATCAGTAGGTAACCATGATGCCGTGGTTTCCAATGAAAATACATATGAATAGGTTCTACCCTTTTAGTCTGCAGTGTGACTCATGAGCATAACCACAGACATGCTTTTATTTCCAGCTTCAGCATCTCTGTTTCACATAAAGCATTCCTATTTTTTGGTCATTGCAGCCATTCgccattttgcagtagcttgttAACTGTATTCTAAGCTTGAGATACTCACACTGTAGGCCTCTGAGATGAGCAGGACCACGTTGCTGGAGTCGTTCTTCAGGACCCCCACCACTGACTGAGGGATTAGTTTACTCAATGCctagagaagtgtgtgtgtgtgtgtgtgtgtgtgtgtgtgtgtgtgtgtgtgtgtgtgtgtgtgtgtgtgtgtgtgtgtgtgtgtgtgtgtgtgtgtgtgtgtgtgtgggcacaatagagagagatgggaggaggtaTAAATACTGAGGTTAAAGGTCCAaggcagctgtttttatctcaacatcaaagcatttctgggtaacaattaagtaccttaatgtgattgttttcaattaaaatggtaataatgaaacaaaaataatttCTTAGCAAACAGAagtttctcaagcaagaattttgctggGACTGTCTGGAAGTGGTCTTAGTGGGGAATGGAtaatgaaaactagctgttattggcagaaaggtttggaactctctttcttattggtctattaactcatgtcaccaggcaggccaaaacttcatcccaccaaaacagcctgaaatttcaggtggtctttaaaacagctcttacactaaaagggtattatcatccttttcacaatttcacagtattattccaacctcacagtgtggaaatatatagaaaacacagagaaatcatgtttttgactacATCGGGCCTTTTTTCCATTTGGGCCATTtttctggagtatttctcctgtcttatccggtgtcctgtgtgaatttaagtacgctctctctaattctttctttctttttctcggaggacctgagccctaggaccatgcctcaggactacctggcatgatgactccttgctgtccccagtccacctggccgtgctgctgctccagtttcaactgttctgcctgcggctatggaaccctgacctgttcaccggacgtgctacctgtcccagacctgctgttttcaactctctagagacagcaggagcggtagagatactctcaatgattggctatgaaaagccaactgacatttactcctgaggtgctgacttgctgcaccctcgacaactactgtgattattattatttgagcatgctggtcatttatgaacatttaaacatcttggccatgttctgttataatatccacctggcacagccagaagaggactggccacacctcatagtcaggtttcttcctaggttttggcctttctagggagtttttcctagccactgtgcctctacacctgcattgctggctgtttggggttttaggctgggtttctgtacagcaatttgatatatcagctgatgtaagaagggctatttGATAAACATTTTGTGACATTTTGTAATCTGCTCTTACAATCAACCTCTGCTGTCAGTTCTGACCTTGTAGGCAGCAACACTGTCCTCGGTGACAGCAAAGATGAGCTGGATGTTATTGGCTGCCAGGACCCTGGCAAGCTGGCCAACCGATGGGTAGTCCTGAGACACATACAGGAAGTGAATTAAATAACCACAGAAAGATGTTGTAGTACCCCAGTTCTCCTGCAGTAAATGTTAGCCCCTATCACTGAAACAAGCTCATGTCTTCTAAGTGTTGATCACCCTTCTCCTCTCTTGATAACTCACATATTTAGTGCCATCGTAGAAGCCAGTGCCATTCAGATGGCACATGCCGTCATGAGGCTCGAATATACCAGCCAGCCTGCCATCCCCGGCAATATGGAAGGTGTCATCTGACGTGTAGACCAGGATCCGGGTGACATTGTTCCAACCAATCACActctggaaagagagagacacagagtgacagagatggtgtgaggcaagtaagagagagagaaagaaagaaggaaaaacCCATAGAAAAAGAAATATGGATGTTCTAGACATCCTTGCCTCCAATCTATAAAGTGGAGGTGACTGTGTTTGGTTATGTATGACACTACCTGGCAGACAGCTGCCTGCATGATTGCGTCAAAGCCTGCCTCGGGGGAGTCCAGGTTTCCAGAGATGATCTGGTCGCTGACCCTGGTCTTGAACTCGTCCACGTCTTCTGTGAGTCTCAGAATATTTTGGAAGCTGAAGGCAGGTTGACAGATGTTCAGGCGGTTGGGACAGGGGTTATTCTTCTTGGCCTTCACCTGGCTGACGTATGGCAGAGCCACCTTGTCTACAAATGAGCCGAAGCCTGAcagcggagagaggagagggataaagaTGGACAGGATGAGGAGAGGTGGCATATTCGGATGACTACACACAGTTGATTGAAATCCTGACATGAAATCCTATCTTCTGCAAAGGTCTGTCTCCTCAGCACTCACCAATGCGGACCTTCTGGGTGACTTTTTTCAGTGCAGAGAGGATGTCCTGGCCTAGGTTCTTGATGGTGTCCAGGTCGTCCTTCATGGAGAAGGACAGGTCCATCAGGTAATACAGGTCTATGGGGTAGCCCTCGGCTCTCTTGAATGAGACATTGAAGGTCTGAGGGACTCCTAAAACAAACGGGTCAGCTAGAACAGTTATCAACTGCAAATACATGCATCACTACAATACTTCACATGATGTCGTTATTTCTATTACTTTGCACGGCTTCAAAAATAATCTATAAAGCACCACTACAAATTTCAGATTTCAGACCTGTCCCTGTTTGAATTTCAGATTTCAGACCTGTCCCTGTTTGAATTTCAGATTTCAGACCTGTCCCTGTTTGTATTTCAGATTTCAGACCTGTCCCTGTTTGTATTTCAGATTTCAGACCTGTCCCTGTTTGAATTTCAGATTTCAGACCTGTCCCTGTTTGTATTTCAGATTTCAGACCTGTCCCTTCTTGTATTTCAGATTTCAGACCTGTCCCTGTTTGTATTTCAGATTTCAGACCTGTCCCTGTTTGTATTTCAGATTTCAGACCTGTCCCTGTTTGTATTTCAGATTTCAGACCTGTCCCTGTTTGTATTTCAGATTTCAGACCTGTCCCTGTTTGTATTTCAGATTTGAGACCTGTCCCTGTTTGTATTTCAGATTTGAGACCTGTCCCTGTTTGTATTTCAGATTTCAGACCTGTCCCTGTTTGAATTTCAGATTTCAGACTTGTCCCTGTTTGTATTTCAGATTTGAGACCTGTCCCTGTTTGTATTTCAGATTTGAGACCTGTCCCTGTTTGAATTTCAGATTTCAGACCTGTCCCTGTTTGTATTTCAGATTTCCGACCTGTCCCCGTTTGTATTCTGAGAAATACTTCCTTTTAGGAAGAGTCATATAACTCTCACCGACTCTGAGTTTGAAGAGGAGGTTTTGTGGCTTAAGCTGGACCACATTGTCTGAGTTGCTGCTGAGATCATTATTCTTCAGAAAGACTGGATCTAATCGGGGGTTGATGATGTCCATCTGCTCACAACGCCTGGTCCTCAGAGACTCAGCAGTGTCGCACCTCCGCTCACTGGACTCTCCAGACTTCAGGAAGTCCTGTCAGGAGGATGTGTATTATGGTCTTAGTTCAGTGTGTCGGACTAAGGATAGAGAAAATAAAACACTGACTCATACACGTGGGTTGCCAGATTATCATGTGGGCCTACCTGCTGTCAATCCAACAGATGGGGGTACATCTCTGTATAATTATTATCTTTAAAGATACATAGGACATGTCATTATTGTAGATAGGACCTATAAATTAGACTGTTGCTTTGGGGAAGAGGGTTTTGGTTGCAGGGAGAAATGACAGAGTTAAAGTCAAAGCCAACAAGCATTTGAATGTATCACCAATATCTTCACCAAAATATATACCACATAAATTAACAGGAAATGCATGTGGAAATAGAATAGAAAGACGGAAGTGAGTCTGACATCAGTTGCATGACTAGTTTAGGAAACCACAGAGCGCTGCAGCAGCACAATACACCATTCAATTATCAACCCCAAACTGAGAGCAGGATAGGGAACATACACATGTTGTGTAAGACAATGAGCACCCAAGCAAGACAGTGTGTTTACTGAGTAAATCAATCCACTGGGCACACACGGGTTGATTCAATGTTGTTTCcattcatttcaatgaaattacgttaaACAACGTGAAATTGACCTTGAACTGAcacctgtgcccagtgggatttgTCAGCTGACTTGAAGTATTAACTTGAAACAATAAAACCGTTTTTAATTGTGAGCAAGAACCTCACTGATAATCTTCAAAAATCTAAGCAACATAAGCGTGCAATAAAATCTGTCCTACTTTCTGATTGCTGTCCTACTTtctgagttgatcaggctgttgattgtggtctgtggaatgttcggtttcaatggctgtgcgaagttgctggatattggcaggaactggaacatgctatcgtacatgtcgatccagagcatcccaaacatgctcaatgggggacatgtctggtaagtatgggggccatggaagaactgggacattttcagcttccaagtATTGTGATATggagctgtgcattatcatgctgaaacctgaggtgatggcggcagatgaatggcgcaacaatgggcctcaagatctcatcacggtatctctgtgcattcaaattgccatcgataaaatgcaattgtgttggtTTTCCGTAGCCTATGCCTAaccacaccataaccccaccgccaccatggggcactctgttcacaatgttgacatcagcaaacccacACAACGCTATACACGTGGTCTAtggttatgaggccggttggacgtactgataAATTCTCAAAAATAACAttgaaggtggcttatggtagagaaatgaacataacATTATCTGGCAAGAGCtgtggtggatattcctgcagtcagcatgccaattgcacaatccatcaaaatttgagacatctgtggcattgtgttttgtgacaaaactgcacacttGAGTGTAGGCTTTTATTGGCccccgcacaaggtgcacctgtgtaatgatcatgctatttaattagcttcttgatatgccacacctgtcaggtggatgtactatcttggcaaaggagaaatgctcactaatagggatgttaacacatttgtgcaccaattttgagagaaataatctttttgtgagtatggaacatttctgggatcttttatttcagctcatgaaacacaggaccaacactttaaggcacctgtatttatttatttttaccataAAAGAAGCTTATGTATTGGCAATTCGTCTGAAATTGTggtgaaaaaaaatctaaattattTAAAAAGAGGACCAGAACCTATGATATGTATAATCAAGGCCTTGAGACTATAAAGCCTTGCAGACTATATCTGCAAAATGTCTAGTTTTGAGATTAGTATTTTTTTAATTGGAAAAGTTGTTACAAATCTGTATAGAAGATGCGAAAGACATACCGTTTTCAACCATTGGAACCATTTACTTAATCATTAATGTATATCTTTTTTTCATCCTTTTTACCTTTGTGCATTATACATTTGTGACTTCAATATTATCTGGAATCTGTTTAGAACACCCAGAATCTATTGCTTTGTTTTACCATTCATCAACTGGAATCTGTGACAAACCTGGACCTTTTTGTGAGtaataaattacattttaattgcAACTAGAACAATAACTCTCTTAAGTCTTTAAATGGGGAAAATGTGTTGGAACCAGTCTTTGTAAAAGTGGCtatagcagacctgggttcaaatcaaTTATCCATTGAAGCCACCGTGCAGCCATCTTGGTACTCTTCCTTcaacaacggtcaggaggaattttgcaccattcctctttacaaaactggtTCAGTttagcaatattcttgggatgtctggtgtgaactgctctcttgaggtcatgacACAGCACCttaatcgggttgaggtcaggactctgactgggccactccagcaggcacattttcttctgttgaagccattctgtaattgatttacttctgtgttttgggtcgttgtcctgttgcatcacccaacttctgttgagcttcaattggcaaaCAGATATAATTAGCATTCtgctgcaaaatgtcttgataaacttggaaaTTAAATTTTTCcattgatgatagcaagctgtccaggccctgaggcagcaaagcatccccaaaccatgatgctccctccaccatactttacagttgggatgaggttttgatgttgatgtgctgtgcctttttttctccacacatagtgttgtgtgttccttccaaaacAACTCAACgatagtttcatctgtccacagaatattttgccagtagcactgtggaacagccaggtgcacttttgcaaacttcagatgtccAGGAATGCTTTTTTtttggtgtcctcccatgaacacccttcttgtttagtgttttacgcatagtagactcgtcaacagagatgttagcatgttccagagatttctgtaagtctttagctgacactctaggattgtTCTTTACCTCATTGAGcgttctgcgctgtgctcttgcagtcatctttgcaggatggccactcctagggagagtagcaacagtgctgaattttctccatttatagacaatttgtctttttgtggactgatgaacatcaaggcttttagaaatacttttgtaaccctttccagctttatgcaagtcaactattcttaatcttaggtcttctgagatctttttttttttcgaggcatggttcacatcaggcaatgcttcttgtgaatagcaaactcagattttgtgtgtgttttttatagggaaaggcagctctaaccaacatctccaatctcgtctcattgattggactccaggttagctgactcctgactccaaatagcttttggagaagtcattagcctaggtgttcacatactttttccaacctacactgtgaatgtttaaattatgtattcaatatagacaataaaaatacaataatttgtgtgttattagtttaaggacactatgtttgtctattgttgtgacttcgatgaagatcagatcaaatttgatgaccaatttctgcagaaatccaggtaattccaaagggttcacatactttttcttgccactgtatgtaaataaaAACATTGAGAATTTTCAAATACACAACCCACAACAAGTACTTTTATTTGAGTATTTGGAATGATTAtttgttaaaaaaacaaacaaatagtcTACCAAATTGTAATTGAGAGTATTTTCAAAAACCTGGGTTAATGCATGGGAGTGTATTTGAgtcagtgtatttgagtattttcaaaaaCTTTCCAAGTctatttccaaatacattatACTATTCAACTACTTGTTTTTTCAAATGAAAGATATCTGAATATTAGGTATGTGAAAGTAATTGAGatatttgaaatagtatttgaacccaggtctggtctaTAGAAGTGTCCTTTTGGAATCTTAGAACCTAGCCACTACACTTTGTTTAATGAGTAGTGCTATGGTGAAGAACCTATGCAGTGCCATATGTCTGTAATTTGACACTAGTATAAATGTTTGAGGATCTAGAAAGAGAAGATATTCTAACAGTTATAGCCAGGGGTTGGagccggttcagggaacagaaagAAAACCTGAAAATGATGACATTTTTCTAGGAATAGAATCAGAAATGAAAACAAAAGTGATATATACTGTTCCGGATTAGAAAAGTAATTTTACGTTCAAGTCATTTTTTTTTATAGTCCCACAAAACATGCAACAAATTGCCTACACAAAGACCTCACTGTCACTCATAAacttattccagtgtctgcctgccagctgtaAATCTTTgccagggtttgtgtgtgtgtaggctacctcccctccctccgaACCATGCATAGTCTACTATAgtctactgtaactactgtaacaCACCTGTAAGTAACTACTGTAACTTACAGGtgtgattcagaaattagggagagagatTTTGAATTAGAGAACGATGGATTAtcttttcaatgctagttaaggacaCTATAGTTTtcacgtttcacattggatttattaactgcAAAAAGCTAAGACGTGTTTTTATTTGAATTATggtgccgctctgcacacacaagcttgttagttagctagctagcttgttagctcTCGGTGgcattatgtgtaatgtaatggaagtgagagtcatgatcaacagctagctctggtccaatgTTAGTTAAGACAActctctgaagttcaaagacattcaaagttccttcatagaagccgctcctccgtaggtataatactgtgggcctaattcagataacgcatgtcataacaacaagatgcccagcgcttCATGCCCAGCACTCTCCTCACACGCAACATTTTATTTTACACTACACTTTTCTGACCAATGTATGTACATAGCTTGCCCACTCCacagcaagctgctctatccattGGTAAAGTAATTTAATGTTGATCTAAATGTAATTTTTACTTGTTTTTGGTTTGAactggttcagaactttattttgctggtcggaacagtggaacagaacaAAGAATATGTTATGTTCAGAAtgaaacgattggaaaataaCTTTTCCTCTAAATGTATGACAATGTGAAGGAGAAATGTAAACATTCACTTGACCTAACGGGCTTTCCATCAATCTAACCTTTCACACCTCTTATCACCAGGAGGTAAGGAGGTAAAGTGTTTGACACGTCACGTGATCTCTTCCACCATTAAATTTAAGGTCCTGTATAATTAAACCCATAACTGTAAGTAAAATGTCTGCTGAACTGTAGAAGCTATTGAAAATGTTGAAAATATAACATCCACAAAATCTTACATGAGCTTGATGGGACATCATTGTCTATGATCTCACCCAAGTTGCAAAAGATTTTCACCATTCAGCCTGCAGTGAAGACCCATTACCccttgtttttcttcttctttttccctactatttctctttttttccctctctgtatTATTGgtaaggacccgtaagtaagcatttcactgttgtttacgacgcatgtgacaaataattgtACTCGATCCTATTGTAAGTAGCTATTGACATTTTAATAGCAACACTCAAGGATAAAACATGCAACAGTTTGAAACAAAGAAATGAGGAAGCAACAGCAAGCCAGATGATGCATGATAAAGCTGACCTTGTGTTTGCACCAGGCACATCCAGGGCTCCTCAGGCAAGCTGAACATGAGGGCTGGGACACACATCCTTGGGGGACCCCTGAAACACCAAACACAACAGTGACATCATTAATGATCCCTGACTCTCTCAGGCACAAATTCACAGCAAGGTCTAGGAGGGTCTGCTACAAGGGCGAAATTGTGGCGTACATATTGGGGGGGAagaacagtagacagtagatccagGTGGTACCCCCTCCGGAaatttgtttgacattttaaaaCAGTTCTAGGGGGTATGTTGAGGGATAAATGATTTTGAAAGTATAAATGGAAGGAAGTATAACTGATTTCTTAAATttattattttacccctttttctccccaatttcatggtatccaataattagttactgtcttgtctcatctctgcaactcccgtacggacttgggagaggcgaaggtcgagagccatgcgtcctccgaaacacaacccaaccaagccacactgcttcttgacacaacacacatccaacccggaagccagccgtaccaatgtgtcggaggaaacaccattacacccagcgacctggtcagcgtgcactgtgcccagcctgccacaggagtcgctagtgcacaatgagacaaggatatccttgccgtccaaaccctccctaaccctggacaacactgggccaattgtgtatcACCCCATGAGCCTCCCGGTCACAGCCAGCTGCGGCAGAGCCTGGGCTTGTTGCAGtggcttagaccactgtgccacccgggaggccccaaaaCAGATTTTTTGGG
Protein-coding sequences here:
- the itgb7 gene encoding integrin beta-7 isoform X2, producing MVGIFMLGTFLLYCVGQNQIQGVPQGCVSQPSCSACLRSPGCAWCKHKDFLKSGESSERRCDTAESLRTRRCEQMDIINPRLDPVFLKNNDLSSNSDNVVQLKPQNLLFKLRVGVPQTFNVSFKRAEGYPIDLYYLMDLSFSMKDDLDTIKNLGQDILSALKKVTQKVRIGFGSFVDKVALPYVSQVKAKKNNPCPNRLNICQPAFSFQNILRLTEDVDEFKTRVSDQIISGNLDSPEAGFDAIMQAAVCQSVIGWNNVTRILVYTSDDTFHIAGDGRLAGIFEPHDGMCHLNGTGFYDGTKYDYPSVGQLARVLAANNIQLIFAVTEDSVAAYKALSKLIPQSVVGVLKNDSSNVVLLISEAYSNLSSTILLEHHEAPSDLDVTYRSHCTPEKGDNTHWQRRGECMNVKLNQQVNFTVSLNISTCLKEKQTFSLKLQGISETLKVSVETLCDCDCQDREEQSSHCNEIGTLTCGICSCDEGHLGQRCECERPKDMTSAESMAATCRQDNSSQLCSGLGSCECGMCMCQGTHRGNFCQCDDNICARHNNMLCGGNGQCECGTCKCNANYTGSACDCSTLTDQCRTVGKLCNGQGTCQCNQCQCNKDFFGINCSKIANACPKFLDCVTCELDNKKISGLKSNCSQLCGSVKLTWMKGPQEFPCSKDTISYKVELLPDGNILIFYADLPRKLGPSQDTCSTTTASSPHSWQALLTRLT
- the itgb7 gene encoding integrin beta-7 isoform X1, yielding MVGIFMLGTFLLYCVGQNQIQGVPQGCVSQPSCSACLRSPGCAWCKHKDFLKSGESSERRCDTAESLRTRRCEQMDIINPRLDPVFLKNNDLSSNSDNVVQLKPQNLLFKLRVGVPQTFNVSFKRAEGYPIDLYYLMDLSFSMKDDLDTIKNLGQDILSALKKVTQKVRIGFGSFVDKVALPYVSQVKAKKNNPCPNRLNICQPAFSFQNILRLTEDVDEFKTRVSDQIISGNLDSPEAGFDAIMQAAVCQSVIGWNNVTRILVYTSDDTFHIAGDGRLAGIFEPHDGMCHLNGTGFYDGTKYDYPSVGQLARVLAANNIQLIFAVTEDSVAAYKALSKLIPQSVVGVLKNDSSNVVLLISEAYSNLSSTILLEHHEAPSDLDVTYRSHCTPEKGDNTHWQRRGECMNVKLNQQVNFTVSLNISTCLKEKQTFSLKLQGISETLKVSVETLCDCDCQDREEQSSHCNEIGTLTCGICSCDEGHLGQRCECERPKDMTSAESMAATCRQDNSSQLCSGLGSCECGMCMCQGTHRGNFCQCDDNICARHNNMLCGGNGQCECGTCKCNANYTGSACDCSTLTDQCRTVGKLCNGQGTCQCNQCQCNKDFFGINCSKIANACPKFLDCVTCELDNKKISGLKSNCSQLCGSVKLTWMKGPQEFPCSKDTISYKVELLPDGNILIFYADLPRSIDKTYVIIGSSVSSIIFIGIAVILISRLMLELHYRREYDSFLKAKEAEVWQDMKNPLFQDATTVVVNPMHVQED